In a single window of the Vitis vinifera cultivar Pinot Noir 40024 chromosome 6, ASM3070453v1 genome:
- the SODCP gene encoding superoxide dismutase [Cu-Zn], chloroplastic (The RefSeq protein has 1 substitution compared to this genomic sequence): MQAAAVLAAMAVHTLLSTAPSRVFLSFPNPSPNPSPQLHSQFHGLSLKLTRQSIPLATAPKPLSVVAVTKKAVAVLKGTSSVEGVVTLSQEDDGPTTVSVRITGLTPGNHGFHLHEFGDTTNGCMSTGAHFNPNGMTHGAPEDDVRHAGDLGNIVANAEGVAEATIVDTQIPLSGPNAVIGRALVVHELEDDLGKGGHELSLTTGNAGGRLACGVVGLTPI, translated from the exons ATGCAAGCTGCGGCTGTATTGGCTGCGATGGCTGTTAACACGCTACTCTCCACTGCTCCATCTCGTGTCTTTCTCTCTTTCCCTAACCCTAGCCCCAACCCTAGTCCTCAGCTCCATTCACAATTCCATGGCCTCTCCCTCAAACTCACTCGCCAATCCATACCCCTCGCCACCGCTCCCAAGCCCCTCTCCGTGGTCGCCGTCACCAAGAAAGCCGTCGCTGTCCTCAAGGGAACCTCCTCCGTTGAAGGCGTCGTCACCTTGAGTCAAGAGGACGATG GCCCAACGACTGTCTCTGTTCGGATTACCGGGCTTACTCCAGGGAATCATGGGTTCCATCTA CATGAGTTTGGTGACACGACAAATGGGTGCATGTCAACAG GAGCACATTTCAATCCAAATGGGATGACACATGGTGCTCCTGAAGATGATGTCCGTCATGCGGGTGACCTGGGAAACATAGTTGCCAATGCTGAAG GGGTGGCTGAAGCAACAATTGTGGATACCCAG ATACCATTAAGTGGACCTAATGCAGTGATTGGAAGAGCCTTGGTGGTTCATGAACTTGAGGATGACCTTGGGAAGG GTGGGCATGAACTTAGCCTTACCACTGGCAATGCAGGTGGAAGATTGGCATGTG